One region of Salvia miltiorrhiza cultivar Shanhuang (shh) chromosome 3, IMPLAD_Smil_shh, whole genome shotgun sequence genomic DNA includes:
- the LOC131018768 gene encoding uncharacterized protein LOC131018768, with protein sequence MKKLVTPKLVTPSLKLVHHAQYVEQLQHIKVLYTSSLSNNSTIVQTSLDQWSTSQKKLYSSYFDFHLVNTIIPLFEMVYALCGCKLDEVFAILNDPSYVCRMLSREKYLLTVGSIGSVCAIGYVRAFLEKFEQLPKSYGKKTFDFCEQRGLKLFMEFTGLTKRFAAKGKTDNPKKDLGKGATADEGKDVGNSALEKDLGKGAAPDEGKDVGNSALEKYLGKGAAVDEGTDVGKSTV encoded by the exons ATGAAGAAGCTTGTCACTCCGAAGCTTGTCACTCCAAGTTTGAAATTG GTTCATCATGCTCAATATGTTGAGCAACTTCAACATATCAAAGTTCTCTATACGTCATCTCTCTCTAATAACAGTACTATAGTTCAGACATCTCTTGATCAGTGGAGTACTTCTCAGAAAAAACTCTATTCTTCctattttgattttcacttaGTCAACACGATTATTCCACTATTTGAAATG GTTTATGCTTTGTGTGGTTGTAAACTGGACGAAGTATTTGCTATTCTTAATGATCCTTCATATGTCTGTCGTATGCTATCAAGGGAAAAATACCTTTTGACTGTGGGATCAATTGGAAGTGTATGCGCCATTGGTTATGTTAGAGCTTTTTTGGAGAAATTTGAGCAACTCCCTAAGTCTTATGGGAAGAAAACATTTGATTTT TGTGAGCAGCGTGGTCTTAAGCTCTTTATGGAGTTTACCGGATTGACCAAACGATTTGCTGCGAAGGGGAAGACTGATAATCCTAAGAAGGATCTTGGTAAGGGGGCGACTGCTGATGAGGGTAAAGATGTTGGAAATTCTGCTCTTGAGAAGGATCTTGGTAAGGGGGCTGCTCCTGATGAGGGTAAAGATGTCGGAAATTCTGCTCTTGAGAAGTATCTTGGTAAGGGGGCTGCTGTTGATGAGGGTACTGATGTTGGAAAGTCTACTGTTTGA
- the LOC131018769 gene encoding uncharacterized protein LOC131018769 has translation MKKLVTPKLVTPKLVTPSLELVHHAQYVEQLQHIKVLYTSSLSNNSTIAQTSLDQWSTSQKKLYSSYFDFHLVNTIIPLFEMVYALCGCKLDEVFAILNDPSYVCRTRMLSMEKYLLTVGSIGSVCAIGYVRAFLEKFEQLPESYGKKTFDFCEQRGLKLFMEFTGLTKRFAAKGKTDNPKKDLGKGATADEGKDVGNSALEKDLGKGAALDEGKDVGNSALEKDLGKGAAPDEGKDVENSALEKYLGKGAAVDEGTDVGKSTVDAAETVRVLLEKKNNNGGIKVVVNIFTAVVGNNISN, from the exons ATGAAGAAGCTTGTCACTCCGAAGCTTGTCACTCCGAAGCTTGTCACTCCAAGTTTGGAATTG GTTCATCATGCTCAATATGTTGAGCAACTTCAACATATCAAAGTTCTCTATACGTCATCTCTCTCTAATAACAGTACTATAGCTCAGACATCTCTTGATCAGTGGAGTACTTCTCAGAAAAAACTCTATTCTTCttattttgattttcacttaGTCAACACGATTATTCCACTATTTGAAATG GTTTATGCTTTGTGTGGTTGTAAACTGGACGAAGTATTTGCTATTCTTAATGATCCTTCATATGTCTGTCGTACTCGTATGCTATCAATGGAAAAATACCTTTTGACTGTGGGATCAATTGGAAGTGTATGCGCCATTGGTTATGTTAGAGCTTTTTTGGAGAAATTTGAGCAACTCCCTGAGTCTTATGGGAAGAAAACATTTGATTTT TGTGAGCAGCGTGGTCTTAAGCTCTTTATGGAGTTTACCGGATTGACCAAACGATTTGCTGCGAAGGGAAAGACTGATAATCCTAAGAAGGATCTTGGTAAGGGGGCGACTGCTGATGAGGGTAAAGATGTTGGAAATTCTGCTCTTGAGAAGGATCTTGGTAAGGGGGCTGCTCTCGATGAGGGTAAAGATGTTGGAAATTCTGCTCTTGAGAAGGATCTTGGTAAGGGGGCTGCTCCTGATGAGGGTAAAGATGTTGAAAATTCTGCTCTTGAGAAGTATCTTGGTAAGGGGGCTGCTGTTGATGAGGGTACTGATGTTGGAAAGTCTACTGTTGATGCTGCTGAGACTGTAAGGGTTCTTCTTGAGAAGAAGAACAACAATGGTGGGATTAAGGTAGTTGTCAATATCTTCACTGCAGTTGTTGGAAATAATATTTCCAACTAG